GGCCTGACCAGAATCCGAAGCAGCGGGATCGCTTAATTCAATCAGCCGGATCACCACGCCGCTTTCTTCCGCCTGATCCGAGAAAAATTGCAGGAATGCCGCGCCGGAAAAAGCTGTGTCTGTCCAGAGCTCCGATCTTGACAAAGCTTCCCGCAGCTGCTTAATTTCCGAATTCAATGGTTCCGCTGCTTGCTCTTGATCGAGTCCTGATTCTGCGGCGGTCAGCGCCTTTTGGTATAAGTCCCTGCAGACACGATATTCATCCAGGATCGGCAGATAGAAATGCTCCAGCAGAATCAAACAGAGCAGAAGGAAAAACAATCCGAGCAAAGAACGTTCGCGCCTGGATAAAAGAAGCGGCTTAAGCGGATTCGTGCTCATGACGCGTCCCTGTTTTTCGCCAAACCCAGACGCAATGTAAATTCCCAAATTTGGCTGGCCGGACTGAAATCGTCACTGTTTCTCTGCAGTTTTGTGAAGTTGCAGACAGCGTAAAACGACTGTCGTTCCATGTTTTGCAGCAAGAGCGTAATCTCCTGCAACTGTCTGCTGCTGCCGGACAGTTCAATTTCATTCTCGAAATAATCAACCCGCTGCAAGATCACTGCCGATGGCAGCAATTGCATAATCTGCGCAAGCAGCGGCAACGCATGCCGGTCTGCAGAAACGTCTGCCTGCGCCGCATGAACTGCAAACTCTTGCTGCAGCCGGTCGCGTTCTGCGATCAAAACGCTGAGTTCCTGGCGCGGGGTGCTCTGCAGCAGCAGTTCTGTTTGTTGCTGCAGCTTTTTGCTTTCTTGTCGCAGCAGAAGGCCGCTGCCCAAGAGAAAACAAAGCGCAGCGGCGATCAAACAAATCAACAAGCAAACCCGCCGGGAGTGTTCCGGCTGACGGCGCAAAGACTGCGGCAGAAAATTGATTCTCATCGCACTTCCCCCCGTTCCGAAGATTTCAGCAGTAAGCCATAGGCTGCAATCGCAGCGGAGTTCCATTCGGGGCAGAGCAAACCTTTCGTTTGAGCAAAACGTTCCCGAAAAAGCGCCGCCAGTGATATCACGCGCACAGCATTGCCGTCGGGCAGCAATTGGCGTAATTCTGTCGTTATCGCTGCAAATTGATCTTCCCAGTCCTGCGGCAGCAGCAGATAGAGTTCACTCAGCAGGATATTCTTCGTTTCGCTTCGATAAAAGTTTAAAAAGGCTGCCGCATCCTGCAGGAGCTGCGAAAAAACAACCGGCTGCGGATCGGTCCGGTTGACAGCAGCGGTCAGATTATGCTGTCTGCGCAGAATACCGTCACGAAAAATACTCCATTCGATCGCAGCACAGGAAAAATCCAAAATCGCCTGATAAACAGTCGCCTTTGCAGGTATTACCAAACAGCCATAGAGGGTGTTTGCACGTAGATCCAGCGTTTGCAGCTGCCTGCCGGAGGCATGCAGGCGCAGCAACAAAGCGGAAATCGGCTCTTTGGGCAGCGCATAAACGACCAGTTGAATTTGCTTGTCTGCTTTCCTTTGCTTTTCTTTGGTCGGATAAACCGCAAAATCGCAAAGACATTCTTCTGCAGTCCAACCGAAATATTGTTCGACTTCGTTGGCTGCGACTCTTTTCAGATCGCTGTTTTTCATATAAGGCATCGGCGGCAATTCTTTCAGCCTGATCGGATAACCCGTGCAGCAAAGAGAAATCGTTGCCTGTCTGCCCGGATCAAGCTGATCAAGCTGCCGGCAAAGAGCGGGCAGGCAATC
The window above is part of the Negativicutes bacterium genome. Proteins encoded here:
- a CDS encoding PilN domain-containing protein is translated as MRINFLPQSLRRQPEHSRRVCLLICLIAAALCFLLGSGLLLRQESKKLQQQTELLLQSTPRQELSVLIAERDRLQQEFAVHAAQADVSADRHALPLLAQIMQLLPSAVILQRVDYFENEIELSGSSRQLQEITLLLQNMERQSFYAVCNFTKLQRNSDDFSPASQIWEFTLRLGLAKNRDAS